In a single window of the Bradyrhizobium erythrophlei genome:
- a CDS encoding IS5 family transposase (programmed frameshift) — translation MWTSKNRARYDRSMLRYPSDLTDDEWRLVEPLIPPGKTGGGKRTVIMREVVNGLMYILSTGCQWRAIPKDLPPKSSVHDYFDLWTYDGTLERIHDALYQQCREQAQRKASPTAAIIDSQSVKSAEKGGRFIDPHGYDAGKKIKGKKRHILVDTVGLLLHAVVHPADIQDRDGGALVMTTLFGMFPFLKKLFVDSGYKGPKFANALAKLRPHIEIEIVKRSDQVSSFVVLPKRWIVERTIAWLNRCRRLAKDWECLNRKALAFLRLASIRFMLRKLCNPA, via the exons ATGTGGACGAGCAAGAATCGCGCCCGATACGACCGCAGCATGTTGCGCTATCCGAGCGATCTGACCGACGACGAATGGAGACTGGTCGAACCGCTGATCCCGCCGGGCAAGACTGGCGGTGGCAAGCGCACGGTGATCATGCGGGAGGTGGTGAACGGCCTCATGTACATTCTCTCGACCGGCTGTCAGTGGCGCGCGATCCCGAAGGACCTGCCGCCGAAAAGCTCGGTCCACGACTACTTCGACCTGTGGACCTATGACGGCACATTGGAACGAATCCACGATGCGCTCTATCAGCAGTGTCGAGAACAAGCCCAGCGGAAAGCCAGTCCGACTGCCGCCATCATCGATAGCCAGAGCGTGAAAAGCGCGGAAAAAGGGGGGCGTT TCATTGATCCGCACGGCTACGATGCGGGCAAGAAGATCAAGGGCAAGAAGCGGCACATTCTTGTCGACACAGTAGGTCTCCTGCTCCACGCCGTCGTTCATCCGGCCGACATCCAGGATCGCGATGGCGGCGCTCTCGTCATGACGACATTGTTCGGGATGTTTCCGTTTTTGAAGAAGCTGTTCGTCGATAGCGGATATAAAGGACCGAAATTTGCCAATGCGCTTGCGAAACTTCGACCGCATATCGAGATCGAAATCGTCAAACGTTCCGATCAGGTCAGCAGCTTCGTGGTGTTGCCCAAACGCTGGATCGTCGAGCGCACCATTGCGTGGCTCAACCGCTGCCGCCGCCTGGCCAAGGATTGGGAGTGCCTCAACCGAAAGGCGTTGGCGTTCTTGCGACTCGCCTCAATCCGCTTCATGCTCAGAAAACTCTGCAATCCGGCCTGA
- a CDS encoding HlyD family type I secretion periplasmic adaptor subunit has product MQRPVSRANRANDPTLPAILEFQSPSQSLAAAPVPRTARGTIWIISSMFVACVMAMGLIPIDRVVTAQGKVVSRVPLLVVQPLETSVVRSIDVTEAQSVRTGDVLARLDPTFAAADVGASEALVSTLQAEVSRMQAEATGQPFTPTGPDPNLSLQSSIFVQRQSERDFKRETYQQRINGLQAAVARGEADADAYQARKAVAEQIVSVRKELERHQVGSMLLSLTATDNLLETARGLANATATVESARRDLDALKAERDAYEQNWLADVSQKLSEQMQKLADAREKLNKARLRHQLVELRANRDATVLTVAKVSVGSVLQSGDQFITLVPINAPLEVEANIVGRDGGFVQVGAPAAVKFDTFPFSQYGLAHGTVRTVSADSFTGQDELKTRSGSVPAKSDSTEPFYRSRITIDDVRLHAVPAGFRIAPGMPVTADIMIGKRTVLTYLLGRILPVASEAMREP; this is encoded by the coding sequence ATGCAAAGGCCAGTTAGCCGCGCAAACCGCGCGAACGATCCGACGCTTCCGGCGATCCTGGAATTCCAGTCGCCATCTCAATCTCTCGCCGCCGCCCCAGTTCCCCGCACGGCGCGCGGCACGATCTGGATCATCTCCAGCATGTTCGTCGCTTGCGTCATGGCGATGGGGCTGATCCCGATCGACCGGGTTGTGACTGCTCAGGGAAAGGTGGTCTCCAGGGTGCCCTTGCTGGTCGTGCAACCGCTCGAAACCTCGGTTGTCCGTTCGATCGACGTGACCGAGGCGCAAAGCGTGCGTACCGGCGACGTGCTCGCGCGGCTCGATCCGACCTTCGCGGCGGCGGATGTCGGCGCGTCAGAAGCGCTGGTTTCAACGTTGCAGGCGGAAGTCTCGCGGATGCAGGCGGAAGCCACGGGACAACCATTCACCCCCACAGGCCCTGATCCAAATCTGTCGCTGCAGTCATCCATATTCGTCCAGCGTCAATCGGAGCGCGATTTCAAGCGCGAGACCTATCAGCAGCGCATCAACGGCCTGCAGGCGGCTGTGGCACGCGGTGAAGCCGACGCGGACGCCTATCAGGCGCGCAAGGCGGTAGCCGAGCAGATCGTCTCGGTCCGCAAGGAATTGGAACGGCATCAGGTCGGCAGCATGCTCTTGTCGCTGACCGCGACCGACAATCTGTTGGAAACGGCGCGTGGTCTCGCAAATGCCACGGCAACCGTGGAGAGCGCACGCCGCGACCTCGATGCGTTGAAGGCGGAACGTGACGCCTATGAGCAGAACTGGCTCGCCGATGTGTCGCAGAAGCTCTCGGAGCAGATGCAGAAGCTGGCCGATGCGCGCGAAAAACTCAACAAAGCGCGATTGCGCCACCAATTGGTAGAGCTGCGCGCCAACCGCGACGCAACCGTTTTAACCGTGGCCAAGGTTTCGGTCGGCTCCGTGCTGCAATCTGGAGACCAGTTCATCACCTTGGTCCCAATCAACGCTCCGCTCGAGGTGGAAGCGAATATCGTCGGACGCGACGGCGGCTTCGTGCAGGTCGGCGCTCCCGCAGCAGTCAAGTTCGACACGTTCCCATTCTCACAATACGGCCTGGCGCACGGAACGGTCCGAACCGTCAGCGCCGACAGCTTTACCGGACAGGACGAACTGAAAACGCGTTCGGGCTCTGTGCCTGCTAAATCCGACAGCACCGAGCCCTTCTATCGTTCCCGCATCACCATCGACGACGTGCGATTGCACGCCGTGCCGGCCGGGTTCCGCATCGCACCCGGCATGCCCGTCACCGCCGACATCATGATCGGCAAGCGCACGGTCCTCACCTACCTGCTCGGCCGGATCCTGCCGGTCGCGTCGGAGGCGATGCGGGAGCCATGA
- a CDS encoding tetratricopeptide repeat protein translates to MSRASKRRTGGRHEYRRGLLGRLVDALSPAAALRHALRLADGSQSVQAFPLFARAARAGIAEGEYRVGRCYLEGSGVPVSRLDGLHWLRRAATRGHIEAQWQLAVLYLQGFGTSGDRGEISAGVESLFLRDEAHEPDFVAAEKWARLAAEAGSGDGQAILAFILASGPEAMRDIEAAHQWYERSAEQNCAQGALGYGLLLARQVNDEAGQRKIAECFRRAAEAGLATALYLLGDLNRRGIGVERSEVIAADLYRQAAAKGNRAGQARWGLALIEGLGVERNPTEGESWLRRAAMAGDPEAAARVGDLYARRGEALPPNHAEAAIWYRRAAEAGHRTAARALGLLYLTGAGVARDPDEAAHWLRISAEAGDPQARVDLANLSLRGVGHPEDLMKARQWLEHAAASGDLVAAFNFGVCLAEGVGMERDERLAAQWMRRAADGVVNAQYYYGRMLVEGRGVQTDAKEGRTWIARAAGAGMAEAEVALAQMMVNGSGGRCDPFTARALLEKAAKRGHDGAISALGALNSDRQDVPRNESIKFKGATGGVNP, encoded by the coding sequence ATGAGCCGCGCCAGCAAACGCAGGACGGGCGGCAGGCACGAATATCGAAGGGGTCTCCTCGGTCGGCTGGTCGACGCGCTGTCGCCGGCGGCAGCGCTGCGGCACGCGCTACGGCTGGCCGACGGGAGCCAGAGCGTACAGGCCTTTCCGCTTTTCGCCCGCGCCGCGCGTGCCGGCATCGCGGAGGGCGAATACCGGGTCGGGCGATGCTATCTCGAAGGTTCGGGCGTTCCTGTCAGCCGCCTCGATGGCCTGCACTGGCTGAGGCGGGCCGCGACCCGAGGCCATATCGAAGCCCAGTGGCAGCTTGCCGTGCTTTATCTGCAGGGCTTCGGCACGTCGGGGGATCGCGGGGAGATTTCAGCCGGTGTGGAAAGCCTGTTCTTGCGCGATGAGGCCCACGAACCGGATTTCGTTGCGGCGGAGAAATGGGCGCGCCTCGCGGCTGAAGCCGGCTCCGGGGATGGGCAAGCTATTCTTGCCTTTATCCTCGCTTCCGGTCCTGAAGCGATGCGCGACATCGAGGCAGCGCATCAATGGTACGAACGGTCAGCTGAGCAGAATTGTGCGCAAGGTGCTCTGGGTTACGGCCTGTTGCTGGCGCGGCAGGTCAACGACGAGGCAGGCCAACGCAAGATCGCGGAATGTTTTCGTCGCGCGGCGGAGGCAGGGCTGGCGACCGCGTTATACTTGCTCGGTGACCTGAACCGACGCGGCATCGGCGTCGAACGCAGCGAGGTGATCGCGGCGGACCTCTATCGGCAGGCGGCCGCGAAGGGTAATCGCGCGGGTCAGGCGCGCTGGGGGCTGGCGCTGATCGAGGGGCTGGGAGTCGAGCGAAACCCGACCGAGGGCGAGTCATGGTTGCGCCGAGCTGCGATGGCCGGGGATCCTGAAGCGGCGGCGCGGGTCGGCGATCTCTACGCCAGGCGCGGTGAGGCACTCCCCCCAAATCATGCGGAGGCGGCGATTTGGTATCGCCGCGCCGCGGAGGCTGGTCACCGGACAGCGGCCCGGGCGCTCGGCCTGCTCTATCTGACCGGGGCTGGAGTCGCGCGCGATCCGGATGAAGCGGCGCACTGGCTCCGCATTTCCGCCGAAGCCGGCGACCCGCAAGCCCGGGTGGACCTTGCCAATCTCTCCCTCAGGGGTGTCGGTCATCCCGAAGACCTCATGAAGGCGCGCCAGTGGCTGGAGCACGCAGCCGCGTCCGGCGACCTTGTCGCGGCTTTCAACTTTGGCGTCTGCCTGGCAGAAGGAGTCGGGATGGAACGTGACGAGCGCCTGGCAGCCCAATGGATGCGCCGAGCCGCGGATGGTGTCGTGAACGCGCAATATTACTATGGACGGATGCTGGTGGAGGGGCGCGGCGTGCAGACGGACGCCAAGGAAGGTCGGACCTGGATCGCACGGGCGGCCGGAGCGGGAATGGCGGAAGCGGAGGTGGCACTCGCGCAGATGATGGTCAACGGTAGCGGCGGCCGGTGTGATCCTTTCACGGCCAGGGCGCTGCTCGAGAAAGCCGCCAAGAGGGGGCACGACGGTGCCATTTCCGCGCTGGGCGCGCTGAACAGCGACCGGCAGGATGTGCCAAGGAACGAGAGCATCAAATTCAAGGGCGCTACTGGGGGCGTGAACCCATGA
- a CDS encoding peptidase domain-containing ABC transporter has product MSIGQRLGSLTQRYQPTFPTDAGSGRQTNGDVIHPRVQAVMVAARFHGIELDPGELVSTGAQDIPSAASLSEWAQSAGMWARAMRLRWRQLMHFVDTGPVVLLLKDGNATLMVGADANRHVVFLRDPRALASEITLAVDELRLERVWSGEAVLLRAQRGQTETDAPFTLSWLSGLVLQEKPSLRDIGLASLTLSFLTIFPPLLVMTVVDKVLTHHSYSTLLLLGTILAIATVYEAVLGYARRLIVMVVGARLDAKLNLHVFNRLLRLPLDYFERHPAGETMHKIAQVYKVREFLTGKLLATFLDMMTLAVLLPFLFYLNSSLAFVVLACSALIVLVVLAYLRPLQRVFSKVIVAEAEKAAALGETIFGIKTVKSLALEPQRRMLWDTRVAEAGKARLAFGKLANWPQTIVNPIERFMSIGIVLVGAYLAMTDKSGYAVGALFAFMMLSMRVAQPLAGLARLIENYEEVGAAISEAASVLNRPLEYGTLSRGLRPQLSGAIAFDDVSFTYGSTKIPALERVTFAVPAGTMLGIVGRSGSGKSTLTRLLQGINRDYSGFLKIDGNDVREINLRHLRQSFGVVLQENFLFRGSICENIIAGRPGLTLNDAVRAARLAGAEEFIERMPNGYETLIEEGSPNLSGGQRQRLAIARALITDPRILILDEAMSALDPESEAVLNANLLRIAHGRTMIVVSHRLSSLIDCDQILVLENGKAVDIAPHRLLLERCGIYRQLWTQQNRHLGNQGPRHAKAS; this is encoded by the coding sequence ATGTCGATCGGACAGCGTCTCGGTTCGCTGACGCAGCGCTATCAGCCTACGTTCCCGACTGATGCCGGCAGTGGGCGCCAAACCAACGGTGACGTGATCCATCCGCGCGTGCAGGCGGTGATGGTCGCGGCCAGGTTCCACGGCATCGAGTTGGATCCAGGCGAGCTCGTCTCCACGGGTGCGCAAGACATCCCTTCAGCGGCCTCGCTCTCCGAATGGGCACAGAGCGCCGGCATGTGGGCGCGGGCGATGCGATTGCGTTGGCGCCAGCTTATGCACTTCGTCGACACCGGGCCGGTGGTGCTGCTGCTCAAGGATGGGAACGCGACCCTGATGGTGGGCGCGGACGCCAACCGCCATGTGGTTTTCCTTCGGGATCCCCGCGCGCTGGCCAGCGAGATAACCCTCGCGGTGGACGAACTGCGCCTGGAGCGGGTCTGGTCAGGCGAGGCGGTGCTGCTGCGTGCCCAGCGCGGGCAAACGGAGACGGACGCGCCGTTCACCCTGAGCTGGCTGTCTGGCCTCGTGTTGCAGGAGAAGCCGTCGCTCCGGGACATCGGGCTTGCTTCGCTAACGCTGAGCTTCCTGACGATCTTCCCACCGTTGTTAGTGATGACGGTGGTGGACAAGGTGCTGACGCACCATAGTTACTCGACCCTGCTGCTCCTCGGCACCATCCTCGCGATCGCGACTGTTTATGAGGCGGTCCTTGGCTACGCCCGCCGGCTGATCGTGATGGTAGTCGGCGCACGGCTGGATGCGAAGCTGAACTTGCATGTCTTCAACCGACTGCTGCGGCTGCCGCTCGACTATTTCGAGCGCCACCCGGCCGGGGAGACGATGCACAAGATCGCGCAGGTCTACAAAGTCCGTGAATTCCTGACGGGAAAGCTGCTGGCCACGTTCCTCGACATGATGACGCTGGCCGTGCTGCTCCCGTTCCTGTTCTATCTCAATTCCTCTCTCGCCTTTGTGGTGCTGGCCTGTTCCGCCCTCATCGTGCTGGTCGTGTTGGCCTATCTGCGTCCGTTGCAGCGGGTGTTCAGCAAAGTCATTGTTGCCGAGGCCGAAAAGGCCGCGGCACTGGGCGAGACTATCTTCGGGATCAAGACCGTGAAATCCCTCGCGCTCGAGCCGCAGCGCCGGATGCTGTGGGATACGCGCGTTGCCGAGGCCGGAAAGGCGCGGCTGGCCTTCGGGAAACTGGCAAACTGGCCGCAAACGATCGTCAATCCGATCGAGCGATTCATGTCGATCGGTATTGTGCTGGTCGGCGCCTATCTCGCGATGACCGACAAATCCGGCTACGCCGTCGGGGCGCTGTTCGCCTTTATGATGCTCAGCATGCGCGTCGCGCAGCCGCTCGCGGGGCTGGCGCGCCTGATCGAGAATTACGAGGAGGTCGGCGCCGCGATCAGCGAGGCCGCGTCGGTGCTGAACCGTCCGCTGGAATACGGTACTCTTTCCCGCGGACTGCGTCCGCAACTCTCCGGCGCGATCGCCTTCGACGACGTCAGCTTCACCTACGGCAGCACGAAAATTCCCGCGCTCGAACGCGTCACCTTTGCGGTGCCCGCAGGCACGATGCTGGGCATAGTTGGGCGCAGCGGGTCCGGAAAGTCGACGTTGACGCGGCTCTTGCAAGGGATCAACCGGGACTATAGCGGCTTCCTGAAGATCGATGGCAACGACGTGCGCGAGATCAATCTACGGCATCTGCGCCAGAGTTTCGGCGTGGTGCTGCAGGAGAATTTCCTGTTCCGCGGCTCGATTTGCGAAAACATCATCGCGGGTCGTCCCGGGCTCACGCTGAACGATGCCGTGCGCGCGGCGCGCCTCGCCGGCGCCGAGGAATTCATCGAGCGCATGCCGAATGGCTACGAGACGCTGATCGAAGAAGGTTCGCCGAACCTCTCGGGTGGACAGCGGCAGCGGTTGGCGATCGCACGCGCCCTGATCACCGATCCGCGCATCCTGATCCTCGACGAGGCAATGAGCGCGCTCGATCCGGAGAGCGAGGCGGTGCTGAACGCCAATTTGCTTCGCATCGCGCACGGCAGGACGATGATCGTTGTTTCGCACCGCCTGTCGTCCTTGATCGACTGTGACCAGATCCTCGTCCTGGAAAACGGCAAGGCCGTCGACATCGCGCCGCACCGTTTGCTTCTCGAACGCTGCGGCATCTACCGGCAACTCTGGACCCAACAGAATCGCCATCTCGGGAATCAAGGGCCGCGTCATGCAAAGGCCAGTTAG
- the cydB gene encoding cytochrome d ubiquinol oxidase subunit II → MGIDLPVIWAVIIGFTLMMYVVMDGFDLGIGILFPFIRDRGDRDTLVNTVAPVWDGNETWLVLGGATLMGVFPLAYSVLLSALYIPIFFMLAGLIWRGVAFEFRFKADEAHRPFWDKAFAWGSYIATFSQGVVLGAFINGFKVTGASYEGGSLDWLSPFSLFTGVGLIVAYALLGCTWLIMKTEGELQHRLKALAPAMTLVLVAAIVIVSVWTPLTHPSIATRWFSFPNIIIFSPVPVLVVATTWVMMRVLRNETHASPFLLALLLLFLGYTGLAISLWPNIIPPAVSIRDAAGPPESMGFTLVGALFVIPFILAYTAMSYYVFRGKVRVGEGYH, encoded by the coding sequence ATGGGCATCGATCTTCCCGTCATCTGGGCCGTGATCATCGGCTTCACGCTGATGATGTATGTGGTGATGGATGGTTTCGACCTCGGAATCGGCATCCTGTTCCCGTTCATCCGCGACCGGGGTGATCGCGACACCCTGGTGAACACGGTTGCGCCGGTCTGGGATGGCAACGAGACCTGGCTGGTTCTGGGAGGAGCCACGCTGATGGGAGTCTTCCCGCTCGCTTATTCCGTGCTGCTGAGCGCGCTCTACATCCCAATCTTCTTCATGCTGGCGGGCCTGATCTGGCGCGGCGTCGCTTTCGAATTCCGCTTCAAGGCGGACGAGGCGCACAGGCCGTTCTGGGACAAGGCCTTCGCCTGGGGCTCCTACATCGCGACGTTCTCGCAAGGCGTGGTGCTCGGCGCCTTCATCAACGGCTTCAAGGTGACCGGGGCCTCCTACGAAGGCGGCAGTTTGGACTGGCTGAGTCCATTCAGTCTCTTCACAGGCGTCGGCCTCATCGTGGCCTATGCCCTGCTCGGCTGCACCTGGCTCATCATGAAGACCGAAGGCGAACTGCAGCACCGACTCAAGGCGCTGGCGCCTGCGATGACGCTCGTCCTTGTCGCGGCGATCGTCATCGTGAGCGTGTGGACCCCGCTGACGCATCCGAGCATCGCGACACGGTGGTTTTCATTTCCCAACATCATCATCTTCTCGCCGGTGCCCGTGCTTGTCGTCGCGACGACCTGGGTCATGATGCGCGTGCTTCGGAACGAGACGCACGCGTCACCGTTCCTGCTCGCGCTCCTGCTGCTGTTCCTGGGCTATACTGGTTTGGCGATCAGCCTGTGGCCGAACATCATTCCACCGGCCGTATCGATCAGGGACGCGGCCGGTCCGCCGGAAAGCATGGGCTTCACGCTGGTCGGTGCGCTTTTTGTCATCCCCTTCATCCTCGCCTACACCGCAATGTCCTATTACGTATTCCGCGGAAAGGTGAGAGTCGGAGAGGGGTATCACTGA
- a CDS encoding cytochrome ubiquinol oxidase subunit I, giving the protein MFGLTALDLARIQFAFTMSSHIIFPATTIGLASYLVVLEGLWLWKKDTTYRDLYHFWSHIFAVNFAMGVVSGIVMAYQFGTNWSQYSAFAGTITGPLLSYEVLTAFFLEAGFLGVALFGWNRVGPGLHFFATIMVAIGTLISAFWILASNSWMQTPQGFEIVGGRVVPVDWLKVIFNPSFPYRLAHMTVAAYLAVALFVGATGAWHLLKRHDTPAVRTMFSMAMWMLLIVAPIQIVIGDQHGLMDLKYQPAKIAALEGHWENQPGESVPLILFGVPDMNAETTRYAVQIPHLGSLVLTHSWNSQIRGLKDFAPQDRPNSTIVFWTFRIMVGLGFLMLLLGLWGAWARWSNQLYQSKIFLRFAVLMGPAGLIAIVVGWLTTEIGRQPWVVYGVMRTKDAVSNHSALELSITLIVFIVMYVAVFGTGISYMLKLAAKGPQPYDEHSPEPSPQTGRPTRPLSAVPDPIDPAIEWPGSKRR; this is encoded by the coding sequence ATGTTCGGCCTGACCGCACTCGACCTCGCCCGGATCCAATTCGCATTCACGATGTCATCGCACATCATCTTCCCGGCGACCACCATCGGCCTTGCGAGCTATCTCGTGGTACTGGAAGGCCTGTGGTTGTGGAAGAAAGACACCACCTATCGCGACCTCTATCATTTCTGGTCGCACATCTTCGCCGTCAACTTCGCCATGGGCGTCGTTTCAGGCATCGTCATGGCCTACCAGTTCGGCACCAACTGGAGCCAGTATTCGGCCTTCGCAGGAACCATCACAGGGCCGTTGCTCAGCTACGAGGTGCTGACCGCCTTCTTCCTTGAAGCCGGATTTCTGGGCGTGGCGCTGTTCGGATGGAACAGGGTTGGGCCAGGCCTGCATTTCTTCGCCACCATCATGGTAGCGATCGGAACGCTGATTTCGGCGTTTTGGATTCTCGCCTCCAATAGCTGGATGCAGACACCGCAAGGCTTCGAAATAGTCGGTGGCCGTGTCGTACCCGTCGATTGGCTGAAGGTGATCTTCAATCCCTCCTTCCCGTACCGCCTCGCGCACATGACGGTAGCGGCCTATCTCGCCGTGGCGCTGTTCGTCGGGGCAACCGGGGCGTGGCACCTGCTCAAACGACACGACACGCCGGCCGTGCGCACGATGTTCTCTATGGCCATGTGGATGCTGCTTATCGTTGCGCCTATTCAGATCGTCATCGGTGACCAACACGGCCTCATGGACCTTAAATATCAGCCTGCAAAAATCGCCGCGCTCGAAGGACATTGGGAGAACCAACCCGGTGAGAGCGTGCCGCTCATCCTCTTCGGCGTGCCCGATATGAACGCCGAGACGACGCGTTATGCGGTGCAGATTCCTCATTTGGGCAGCCTGGTTCTCACCCATAGCTGGAACAGCCAGATCCGTGGCCTGAAGGACTTCGCGCCCCAGGACCGTCCGAACTCGACGATCGTTTTCTGGACCTTCCGGATCATGGTTGGGCTGGGCTTCCTTATGCTGCTGCTCGGACTTTGGGGCGCCTGGGCACGCTGGTCCAATCAGTTGTATCAGTCGAAGATCTTTCTGCGTTTCGCGGTACTGATGGGCCCCGCCGGCCTGATCGCGATCGTGGTCGGATGGCTGACCACGGAGATCGGGCGCCAGCCCTGGGTGGTCTATGGCGTGATGCGGACGAAGGACGCGGTATCGAACCACTCCGCGCTCGAACTTTCGATAACGCTGATCGTGTTCATCGTCATGTATGTGGCCGTCTTCGGAACCGGGATCAGCTACATGCTCAAGCTGGCAGCGAAAGGCCCGCAGCCCTACGACGAGCATTCGCCGGAGCCGAGCCCGCAAACCGGACGTCCGACACGTCCTCTATCCGCGGTCCCCGATCCCATCGATCCGGCGATCGAGTGGCCGGGCAGCAAGAGGAGATAG
- a CDS encoding ABC transporter substrate-binding protein: MFDLRRREFIGLLASAAAVRPLAAHAQQPQMPTVGALVIGNINPEQFWREFRQGLSDLGYVEGQNIRFEFRSAEGHLDRLPELAAELVRLKVDIIVTWFTPAALAAKQATLEIPIVMAETGDPVGTGLVASLPRPGGNVTGIASATAELAGKSVQLIRDMLPRARRVTALANATDPFSKPFLEQIRLGGEATGTTINPVRISSSEELETAFASMEKDRPDAVIVQPSLPSRHAAELALKHRVPAVSVPRWFAEDEGGLMSYSARYVDLFRKAAVYVDKILKGAQPADLPVERPTHFELTINMKTAKALGIDVPPTLLARADVVIE; this comes from the coding sequence ATGTTCGACCTGAGAAGGCGGGAGTTCATCGGGCTGCTCGCCAGCGCGGCGGCGGTGCGGCCGCTCGCGGCCCACGCGCAGCAGCCGCAGATGCCGACCGTCGGCGCATTGGTCATTGGCAATATCAACCCGGAACAGTTTTGGCGGGAGTTTCGGCAGGGGCTGAGCGATCTGGGGTATGTCGAGGGGCAAAACATTCGATTTGAGTTTCGATCGGCTGAAGGACACCTCGACCGGCTTCCCGAATTGGCCGCCGAGCTGGTCCGTCTCAAAGTCGATATAATCGTCACGTGGTTCACACCCGCCGCTCTGGCGGCAAAGCAAGCGACGCTCGAAATCCCGATCGTCATGGCCGAGACCGGAGATCCCGTTGGTACCGGGCTGGTCGCGAGCCTTCCTCGACCGGGCGGAAATGTCACCGGGATAGCTTCCGCGACCGCCGAACTAGCCGGCAAAAGTGTGCAACTGATCCGCGATATGCTGCCACGGGCGCGCCGCGTGACCGCTCTGGCCAATGCAACCGATCCCTTCTCCAAACCTTTCCTCGAACAGATAAGGCTCGGCGGCGAAGCCACCGGAACTACAATCAACCCTGTCAGGATCAGCAGCAGCGAGGAGCTCGAGACCGCCTTCGCATCGATGGAGAAAGACCGGCCCGATGCCGTCATCGTTCAACCCAGCCTGCCGAGCAGACACGCTGCCGAGTTGGCGCTGAAGCATCGTGTACCCGCGGTTTCGGTGCCGCGGTGGTTCGCCGAGGATGAAGGCGGGTTGATGTCCTACTCCGCGAGATATGTCGACCTTTTTCGCAAGGCTGCCGTGTACGTCGACAAAATTCTGAAAGGCGCCCAACCGGCCGACCTGCCGGTCGAACGGCCAACCCATTTCGAATTGACCATCAATATGAAGACCGCCAAGGCGCTCGGAATTGACGTGCCGCCGACGCTGCTCGCCCGCGCCGACGTGGTGATCGAATAG
- a CDS encoding protein-L-isoaspartate(D-aspartate) O-methyltransferase, with protein MKILLPFMLSMIAVAKEATAQDAECGRERAAMVETIRAYVRSDASVLGQQGLSERVLEAMGQTKRHLFIPERSCSIAYADRPIPIGLGQTISQPFIVAVMTQLAEVAPDGVVLEVGTGSGYQAAILAHLARKVCTIEIIPALAAAAAKTLRELGYDNVSVRLGDGYGGWPECGPFDAIVVTAAPGQPPPPLIEQLKVGGRLVMPVGPAYSTQQLTVVEKIATDKTTTRAVALVRFVPFTRSHN; from the coding sequence ATGAAGATCTTGCTGCCGTTCATGCTTTCCATGATTGCCGTCGCGAAGGAAGCGACCGCGCAGGACGCAGAATGCGGCCGCGAACGCGCCGCCATGGTCGAAACCATCCGGGCCTACGTCCGGTCCGACGCCAGTGTTTTGGGACAGCAGGGCCTGTCGGAGAGGGTCCTTGAGGCCATGGGGCAAACGAAACGCCATCTTTTCATCCCCGAGCGATCTTGCTCCATCGCATACGCGGACAGGCCGATTCCGATCGGCCTCGGCCAGACCATATCGCAGCCGTTCATCGTGGCCGTGATGACGCAGTTGGCCGAGGTCGCGCCCGATGGTGTTGTGCTCGAAGTCGGTACGGGTTCGGGCTATCAGGCCGCCATCCTTGCGCACCTAGCGCGAAAGGTCTGCACCATCGAGATTATCCCGGCATTGGCCGCGGCCGCCGCGAAAACACTCAGAGAGCTCGGGTATGACAACGTGAGCGTCAGGCTTGGCGACGGCTATGGTGGCTGGCCCGAATGCGGTCCTTTTGACGCCATCGTCGTAACCGCCGCGCCCGGGCAGCCACCGCCGCCGCTGATTGAACAGCTTAAAGTGGGTGGCCGGCTCGTCATGCCGGTGGGGCCCGCTTACAGCACTCAGCAGCTCACGGTCGTCGAAAAAATCGCCACTGACAAGACGACAACGCGCGCCGTCGCACTCGTGCGCTTTGTGCCCTTTACGCGTTCACACAATTAA
- a CDS encoding DUF2474 domain-containing protein: protein MTAHPSADAQTWLRRVGWLVLIWAASVLALAVVAGLFRLVMNLAGLTV, encoded by the coding sequence ATGACGGCGCACCCATCCGCCGACGCTCAGACATGGCTTCGGAGGGTCGGCTGGCTTGTTCTGATTTGGGCGGCGAGTGTCCTGGCACTGGCCGTTGTCGCGGGCCTTTTCAGACTGGTGATGAATCTCGCCGGGCTGACGGTGTGA